The genomic interval GAAGGACTTAAAACAACCGATTTAGTACCTGAAACAGCATAATCTAGACAGGCGTCTTCTGTACCTGATCCACCACCAACACTTAAATAGTCAGCATTAAAGAAAGTTCTTCCTCCATTGTCTAAACTATATTTTAATTGATCCCCTACCATTGAGAAGGTAAGTACATTGTCATACAAACAACTACTGCTTGATGCACCCGCTTTTTCAAAAGCAGTTGCTTGGTACCAATGTGGATAGTAATTTTCAGCAGTATTAGCACTATTCGGTCCAACTCCTAAATGTCCTTTTTCGGAAGCAGAAAAATACCATTTTTTGGAAGTTCCACCTGATAAAAAAGCCACTGCTTGATCGTCACTGAAGGTACTTAATACAGTAACTTCCGCAGTTGTAGTAGAGGTAATACCACCTTTACCTGATGCTATCACAGTAACAGTATACGTATTCAATCCAACTTTTGTAAATAGTTTTTGATAAATACCACTTGGAGCATTTTCTGACGAACCATCAGGGAAAATCAATTTATATGAAATAGCATCATCAGCTTTCACAATAAGTTTTACTTTTCCTGAACCGTCACCATTAGGCGTCTCTGTCGTTTTTCCTATTATTTCATAAGTTACCGATAAGTTACTAGGGGCAGCTATAGATCCAAAAGAATAATCATCTTTGGAACAATTAACCATCAACAGCAATGTTAAAATGGCAATTGTATTTATAAATATATTTTTCATCTTGTATGTTTTAGTTAGATTGTTTGATATCATCAAAATAGTAGATCGCTCCTGTACCGTTTACGCCAAAATCAGGAAACAAAATCACTGTATCGTATTTATTAGCTGTGCTAAATGTACCAGCAGTTGGATTTGTAAGATCAAAAGTGAGTACTTGCCAAGAATTGGCAACTGTAGTAGTTGCTTCGACCTCAACAAAAACGGTTGGGTTACCATTTCCATCTTTTGGTGAACCTGATACTTCGGTTTTAAACAAAATCTTAGCGCCTACTTTTGGTGACCAAACAGTAACTTTAACTTTGGTCCCTTTACTGAAATCAATTGTTGAATCAAGACCTAAACTAGCTCCAGCCCAAACTTGTGCTCCAGATGGTTTTTCAATTTTTACTACTTTATTCGATGTGTTATTTCCTGTTTTATCAGGATTAGCAACTACAGATACAGGAATCCCACTAAAATCAGCCGCTCCAAAACCTGACCACGGATAAGTAAGTGTCGTGCTTTCAAAATCAAGTGGCAATGCAACTAACGCAGAAGGCGTTTTATAAAAATAAATATTATCTATAAATACACTTCCAGTTGCCCAGGGAGTTCCAACAAATTTCAATTGAAAAATATCAGCAACAGTTAAACCTTGGCTTGTGAAAGCTGCCATTGGAATGTCAATTGATGTCCATTGATTAGCCACTAAACTTTTGATAACAGGCTTTTCACCACTTGTTTTACTGATTAAAAACGTCTCTATTTTCTCTAAATCAGCAGTCCAAACATCCATGTGAATGAATTCCATTCCCGATACATCAATTGAAGTATTATCAGCTAAGGCAATACCTTGGTAACTTAATTTGATATAATTCAACATTTTGTCTCCATTCAAATCAAATTCTGCCCAACTACTACCTTGACCACCTTGTCCCCAATCTGGGAAGAAATTTGTACCTGCGACATTGGTGTATTTTGAACTATAAATAGAAATCACATCTGCTGATTGTCTGTTAGGAGGTGTTGGTGCTGAAGCAAATGGTTTATTTACTACAGTAACAGTAAACTGTTTTGTAAATTCAGTTGTTTTAATTGCTGCACTTTTAGAAACAACTCTAATAGTGTACACCCCTGCATTTTGGTATGTATAGGAAACTGATTCACCATTATTAGCGCTTACTGGATCTGGTTTCCCAGCTTCTCCAAAATAAACATCATAAAACAACGCAAAATCAGCAGTAGCTTTTACATTTACTTTTTTAGAAACTTGCAAATCATTTTCGATAGTCACAACTAAATTTTCTGGTGCTTTAAAAGAGACCATTACGCGTTGAATGGTTTCTGTTTTTTTACCATTCAGGGTAGTTCCTATGATTTTGGCATCATAAACACCTTCTTTGTAAGTATGATCTATTGTGCCTCCTGGACCTACATATACAGGAGCCGTAGTATCATCTCCAAAATAAATCTCAAATTGAGCAACTCCTTCTCCTAGTGGTGAAAAAGTTACTTTTCCAGTATTATCTTGTGTTACAGTGGTCAAAGCCGAAATATTAGTTGGAGCTCCTAGTGCATCTAAATTAATTAGATCGTTCTCTGTAGAGCAACTAAAAATAATAGCCGCCACAATAAGACTTGTTATATATTTTATGTTTTTTATATTTTTCATAGTACTAATTATTATAGTTAGGATTTTGTTTCCAGTTTCCTTTAGCAAACTGTATTTCTTCTATTGGAATTGGAAACAATTCGTTTTTGCCAACAGTAAAGCCTGGTATTTCTTGACCTGCTTTACCCGTACGAACTAAATCAAAGAAACGAATACCTTCACCTGCTAGCTCTACTCTTCTTTCCTCTAAAATCTTATCATATAAAGCGGGACCTGAAGATGTAATTTCATGATTATTATCACCAAAAGCCCTTGCTCTAACTTCGTTTAAATAGATCCTAGCTTTAGCATCATTCACTATTTTACTTTTATTATGAGCCTCTGCAGCCATCAACAGTACATCAGCATAACGAATCGCTCTATAGTTATTTGGACTCGTCAATTTAACATCTCCAGCAGCTTCTGCTCTTCTAGTTCTAGGGATGTATTTCCTATTAAAAAACCCTGTATCTTGATTTTGCTTAGTATACTTAGTCCCTGGGTTTTGAGCTATCCATGCTACCATATCCAAAATTGTGACTGGTTTTCTAGAATCACCTACTTCAAATGCATTCACTATTTTAGGAGTTGGAAGATTAAAATTGTTACCATCAGCAAAAACAGGGCCTTCGTATCCAAAAGGACCGGCAAAACCAACAGCTACATTCCCTTCAATGGCTTGCATGTAGCCATAAGAACCACCTTCAACATCAGTGTACTGAATTTCAAAAACAGATTCAGGTCCATTTTCACCTTCCGCTTCAAAAATGCTTCCGTAAGGAGTTAATCCTGCCGTTATTTGTTGTGTTGTTAAATCTGTAGTTTTTACAAGATGATAATTTCCTGTTAGTATCAATTTATCAAATGTAGCAGCTGCTTCATCGTATTTTTTATCATACAAATAAGCTTTTCCAAGCAAAGCTAGAGCTGATCCACTTGTCGCTCTCCCTTTTTGAGAGGGAACAGCCGATAAATTATCTGCTGCATAAATTAAATCTTTCTGAATTTCAGCATACACTTCAGCCGTTGTAGCACGAGGAACTGACTTTTCATCACCAGGAACAAATCGAACATCTCCGTTCAATGGAATTCCTCCAAACCATTTAACTAATTCAAAATGATAATAAGCTCTTAAAAAACGGGCTTCAGCAATAATTTGTTCTTTACCTACAAAATTAGTTTTGTCTTTAAATTCGAGAATGTAATTGCATCTTTGAACACCTGCAAACATCCACTCCCATATTTTTTTGGTTTCAGCATTTACGGGTGAATGTATCATCTGATCTATCTGTTGGTATCCAATTACATCGGTTGGACTGTTTCCTCCAGCAAAGGTGTTGTCAGAGGCTATTTCTCCCAAAAGCACATTTACAAAAGTGGTTTGTAGAGCGTCATAAGCTCCAATTAAAGCATTGTCATAATCTGTTTTAGAATTAAAATAATTCTCAGAATCTATAGAATAAGCTACAGGACGATCAACAAAATCATCGCTACATGAAGTGACCACTGTTGAGAAAAGTGCTACGCTTGCGATTGTAATAAATATATATATTTTCATTTTATTTCAAATTAAAAATTAATGTTTAAACCCACCAAATAGGTTCTTGGAATAGGATAGAAACCATCATCGATTCCACCACCTATTGGAGCACCACTAGAGGCACCTGGATCAAATCCTTTGTATTTTGTGAACGTATAAAGATTATTTACACCTGCATACAATCTTA from Flavobacterium ovatum carries:
- a CDS encoding RagB/SusD family nutrient uptake outer membrane protein; this translates as MKIYIFITIASVALFSTVVTSCSDDFVDRPVAYSIDSENYFNSKTDYDNALIGAYDALQTTFVNVLLGEIASDNTFAGGNSPTDVIGYQQIDQMIHSPVNAETKKIWEWMFAGVQRCNYILEFKDKTNFVGKEQIIAEARFLRAYYHFELVKWFGGIPLNGDVRFVPGDEKSVPRATTAEVYAEIQKDLIYAADNLSAVPSQKGRATSGSALALLGKAYLYDKKYDEAAATFDKLILTGNYHLVKTTDLTTQQITAGLTPYGSIFEAEGENGPESVFEIQYTDVEGGSYGYMQAIEGNVAVGFAGPFGYEGPVFADGNNFNLPTPKIVNAFEVGDSRKPVTILDMVAWIAQNPGTKYTKQNQDTGFFNRKYIPRTRRAEAAGDVKLTSPNNYRAIRYADVLLMAAEAHNKSKIVNDAKARIYLNEVRARAFGDNNHEITSSGPALYDKILEERRVELAGEGIRFFDLVRTGKAGQEIPGFTVGKNELFPIPIEEIQFAKGNWKQNPNYNN